The following proteins are co-located in the Nocardioides piscis genome:
- the pepN gene encoding aminopeptidase N, whose amino-acid sequence MPGTNLTRDEAATRASLLDVTSYTIDLDLTTGAETFTSTTTLAFSSREVGASTFADLDGAEVRAITLNDRQLDPAAVYSDSRIVLDDLQADNTLVVTADCPYSNTGEGLHRFVDPADDRVYLYSQFEVPDARRVFTTFEQPDLKSVFTFNVTAPSHWRVVSTSPTPEPHDLGDGKAVWNFPVTERMSTYITAVVAGEYHEVLDTYKGKFGTIPLGHYCRQSLVEHMDTDALVELTKQSFAFFEEKFDYPYPFHKYDQLYVPEYNMGAMENAGCVTLRDEYLPRSRQPRSFFEFRASVITHEMAHMWFGDLVTMKWWDDLWLNESFAEWACYWCEAEATEFTDAWTGFANARKQTGYRADQLPSTHPIAADNVDLHAVEVNFDMITYAKGASVLKQLVAWVGLDAFVEGIRQYFKDHAFGNTEFSDLLSALEKSSGRELHSWAQEWLQTAGVNTLAPVFELDADGNYASFSVAQTAHPDWPTLRRHRLGIGLYDNDDNGTLVRRDYLEVDVDGAFTAVDALVGEAQPALLLLNDEDHAYAKIRLDERSLATVMGNLSKLDDSLARALVWGAAWDMTRDAEMTATDWVRLVLANIGSETDSWGLSRIPGLAASAVHRYSAPATRGTLKSEWEQGVRQLFLDAEPGSDHQLTFARTFFGAAHSEGALDDLAALLDGSLVVDGLAVDQDLRWGLVTSLARAGRFGAAEIDAELARDNTIEGKEKAAAARVARPTAEAKAAGWSAILDPATPNETSREMVLSIFRSDQDEVVAPYVEKFLAAAETVIDDLGFHKASVVLEYGFPIAVGSSEVVARLDQWLADNSAPKGAQRYVAEARADIARALAAQERDAQG is encoded by the coding sequence ATGCCTGGAACCAACCTCACCCGGGACGAAGCCGCCACCCGCGCCTCGCTCCTGGACGTCACGTCGTACACCATCGACCTGGACCTGACCACGGGTGCGGAGACCTTCACGTCCACCACCACCCTCGCGTTCAGCAGCCGGGAGGTCGGCGCCAGCACCTTCGCGGACCTCGACGGCGCCGAGGTCCGCGCGATCACGCTCAACGACCGCCAGCTCGACCCGGCGGCCGTCTACAGCGACAGCCGCATCGTCCTCGACGACCTGCAGGCCGACAACACACTGGTCGTCACCGCCGACTGCCCCTACTCCAACACGGGCGAGGGCCTGCACCGCTTCGTCGACCCCGCCGACGACCGCGTCTACCTCTACAGCCAGTTCGAGGTGCCGGACGCGCGCCGCGTGTTCACCACCTTCGAGCAGCCCGACCTCAAGTCGGTCTTCACCTTCAACGTCACGGCCCCCAGTCACTGGCGGGTCGTCTCGACGTCCCCCACCCCCGAGCCGCACGACCTCGGCGATGGCAAGGCCGTGTGGAACTTCCCGGTCACCGAGCGGATGTCGACCTACATCACCGCAGTCGTGGCCGGCGAGTACCACGAGGTCCTCGACACGTACAAGGGCAAGTTCGGCACCATCCCGCTGGGCCACTACTGCCGGCAGTCGCTGGTCGAGCACATGGACACCGACGCGCTCGTCGAGCTGACCAAGCAGAGCTTCGCCTTCTTCGAGGAGAAGTTCGACTACCCCTACCCCTTCCACAAGTACGACCAGCTCTACGTCCCCGAGTACAACATGGGGGCGATGGAGAACGCGGGCTGCGTGACACTGCGCGACGAATACCTCCCCCGCTCACGACAGCCCCGGTCCTTCTTCGAGTTCCGGGCCTCGGTCATCACCCACGAGATGGCCCACATGTGGTTCGGCGACCTCGTCACGATGAAGTGGTGGGACGACCTGTGGCTCAACGAGTCGTTCGCCGAGTGGGCCTGCTACTGGTGCGAGGCCGAGGCCACCGAGTTCACCGACGCGTGGACGGGTTTCGCCAACGCCCGCAAGCAGACCGGCTATCGCGCGGACCAGCTGCCCTCGACGCACCCGATCGCGGCCGACAACGTCGACCTGCACGCGGTCGAGGTCAACTTCGACATGATCACCTACGCCAAGGGCGCGTCGGTGCTCAAGCAGCTCGTCGCGTGGGTGGGACTCGATGCGTTCGTGGAGGGCATCCGCCAATACTTCAAGGACCACGCCTTCGGCAACACCGAGTTCTCCGACCTGCTGAGCGCACTCGAGAAGTCGTCGGGGCGCGAGCTCCACAGCTGGGCCCAGGAATGGCTCCAGACCGCGGGCGTCAACACCCTCGCTCCCGTCTTCGAGCTCGACGCCGACGGCAACTACGCCTCGTTCTCGGTCGCCCAGACGGCGCACCCCGACTGGCCGACCCTGCGTCGACACCGTCTCGGCATCGGCCTCTACGACAATGACGACAACGGCACCCTCGTCCGACGCGACTACCTCGAGGTGGACGTGGACGGCGCCTTCACCGCGGTCGATGCCCTCGTGGGCGAAGCCCAGCCTGCGCTGCTCCTCCTCAACGACGAGGACCACGCCTACGCCAAGATCAGGCTCGACGAGCGTTCGCTCGCCACAGTGATGGGCAACCTCTCCAAGCTCGACGACTCACTGGCCCGCGCCCTGGTGTGGGGCGCCGCCTGGGACATGACCCGCGACGCCGAGATGACGGCCACCGACTGGGTGCGGCTCGTGCTCGCCAACATCGGCTCCGAGACGGACTCGTGGGGCCTGAGCCGGATCCCGGGGCTGGCTGCATCCGCAGTCCACCGCTACTCCGCCCCCGCGACCCGCGGCACGCTGAAGTCGGAGTGGGAGCAAGGCGTACGCCAGCTCTTCCTCGACGCCGAGCCGGGCAGCGACCACCAGCTCACGTTTGCCCGCACCTTCTTCGGTGCTGCGCACAGCGAAGGGGCCCTGGACGACCTGGCAGCGCTCCTGGACGGCTCGTTGGTGGTGGACGGACTGGCTGTCGACCAGGACCTGCGCTGGGGCCTGGTGACGTCCCTGGCTCGCGCTGGCCGCTTCGGCGCTGCGGAGATCGACGCCGAGCTGGCCCGCGACAACACCATCGAGGGCAAGGAGAAGGCTGCCGCGGCCCGCGTCGCCCGACCGACGGCCGAGGCCAAGGCGGCCGGCTGGTCAGCGATCCTCGACCCCGCCACCCCCAACGAGACGTCGCGCGAGATGGTCCTGTCGATCTTCCGCAGCGACCAGGACGAGGTCGTGGCGCCATACGTCGAGAAGTTCCTGGCAGCCGCCGAGACGGTGATCGACGACCTCGGGTTCCACAAGGCCTCGGTGGTGCTGGAGTACGGCTTCCCCATAGCCGTGGGCTCCTCCGAGGTGGTCGCGCGCCTCGACCAGTGGCTGGCCGACAACTCCGCCCCCAAGGGAGCCCAGCGCTACGTGGCCGAGGCGCGTGCAGACATCGCCCGGGCCCTGGCCGCGCAGGAGCGCGACGCGCAGGGCTGA
- a CDS encoding DUF5130 family protein: MAAGELSSRDLAELDKTIRAAEQSCRFEFSVFVGTAEDDSRAHATRLHSSLVAPTRSILVMVDPRARLIQVVTGNDVRRHLTDREVELSIFAMQSHFAADDLVGGLKHGVAMLAEHARPQHTLHAGV; encoded by the coding sequence GTGGCAGCTGGTGAGCTGAGCTCACGCGACCTGGCGGAGCTGGACAAGACGATCCGCGCCGCCGAGCAGTCCTGCCGCTTCGAGTTCTCGGTCTTCGTCGGCACTGCCGAGGACGACTCGCGTGCTCACGCCACGCGCCTGCACTCGTCACTCGTGGCGCCGACCCGGAGCATCCTCGTCATGGTGGACCCCCGAGCGCGGCTGATCCAGGTCGTCACCGGCAACGATGTGCGCCGCCACCTGACCGATCGCGAGGTCGAGCTGTCGATCTTTGCGATGCAGTCGCACTTCGCCGCCGACGACCTCGTCGGGGGTCTCAAGCACGGCGTCGCGATGCTGGCCGAGCACGCCCGCCCCCAGCACACCCTGCACGCCGGCGTCTGA
- a CDS encoding OsmC family protein, with amino-acid sequence MPTTRTASTHWEGTLFEGAGKVTLDSSGLGTYDVSWPARTEEPSGKTSPEELIAAAHSSCFSMAFSNGLAKNDTPATSLDTSADVDFTPGTGITGIKLTVRGVVEGIDNDKFVELAEAAKAGCPVSQALSVDITLDAALA; translated from the coding sequence ATGCCCACCACCCGTACCGCAAGCACCCACTGGGAAGGCACCCTCTTCGAGGGTGCAGGCAAGGTCACCCTCGACTCCTCAGGCCTCGGCACCTATGACGTCTCATGGCCCGCGCGGACCGAGGAGCCCAGCGGCAAGACCAGCCCCGAGGAGCTCATCGCGGCCGCGCACTCGTCGTGCTTCTCGATGGCGTTCTCCAACGGCCTCGCCAAGAACGACACCCCGGCGACCTCGCTCGACACCAGTGCGGACGTCGACTTCACGCCGGGCACCGGCATCACCGGCATCAAGCTCACCGTGCGCGGAGTCGTGGAGGGCATCGACAACGACAAGTTCGTCGAGCTGGCCGAGGCCGCCAAGGCGGGCTGCCCCGTCTCACAGGCCCTGTCCGTCGACATCACCCTCGACGCAGCCCTGGCCTGA
- a CDS encoding globin, producing MSTFYDEIGGEAKIRQIVHTFYKGVADDPVLRPLYPEEDLGPAEDRFALFLMQYWGGPSTYSDSRGHPRLRMRHAPFAVTEESAQRWLVHFRAGLDGADLTPEQDAQFWAYVTHAAQFMVNTLD from the coding sequence GTGAGCACCTTCTACGACGAGATCGGCGGCGAGGCGAAGATTCGCCAGATCGTGCACACGTTCTACAAGGGCGTGGCCGACGACCCCGTCCTGCGACCGCTCTATCCCGAGGAGGATCTCGGGCCGGCGGAGGACCGCTTCGCGCTGTTCCTGATGCAGTACTGGGGTGGCCCGTCGACATACTCCGACTCACGGGGTCATCCGCGGCTGCGGATGCGCCACGCCCCGTTCGCCGTCACCGAGGAGTCCGCCCAGCGGTGGCTCGTCCACTTCCGCGCCGGCCTCGACGGGGCCGACCTCACGCCGGAGCAGGACGCACAGTTCTGGGCCTATGTCACCCACGCGGCCCAGTTCATGGTGAACACGCTCGACTGA
- a CDS encoding acyl-CoA thioesterase, translating to MRWADLDLLGHVNNVVYVDYLQEARVDMMRSHGPAIRDEAGDGLAEGVVVVRHEVSYQAPLNFRLRPISIECWVTEIRAASFTMAYEVFDETPEGRVVHLRASTVLTPYVFANERPRRLTPSEKQALAVFKEEPLPQSAKIPPVDPWDPGHYALQVRFSDVDVYGHVNNVKYFEYLQEARVPMMSRVARDLPGVEALHVVVAQTDVDYRRPILLRAAPYDIHSRITHVGRKSFTIASEIRDGDELLARARVVLVCFDSATQRSVEPPPAYRDAMMAVVA from the coding sequence ATGCGTTGGGCCGACCTCGACCTGCTGGGACACGTCAACAACGTCGTCTACGTCGACTACCTCCAGGAGGCGCGCGTCGACATGATGCGCTCCCACGGCCCCGCGATCCGCGACGAGGCCGGTGACGGTCTGGCCGAGGGCGTCGTCGTCGTGCGGCACGAGGTGAGCTACCAGGCCCCGCTGAACTTCCGGCTCCGCCCGATCAGCATCGAGTGCTGGGTGACCGAGATCCGGGCTGCCAGCTTCACCATGGCCTACGAGGTCTTCGACGAGACTCCCGAGGGCCGAGTGGTCCACCTCCGGGCGAGCACCGTGCTGACGCCATACGTCTTCGCCAACGAACGACCGCGACGCCTCACCCCGTCCGAGAAGCAGGCCCTGGCCGTCTTCAAGGAAGAGCCGCTGCCACAGTCGGCGAAGATTCCCCCGGTGGACCCATGGGATCCCGGCCACTACGCACTGCAGGTCCGGTTCTCCGACGTCGACGTCTATGGACACGTCAACAACGTCAAGTACTTCGAGTACCTGCAGGAGGCGCGGGTGCCGATGATGAGCCGGGTGGCTCGCGACCTGCCCGGCGTCGAGGCCCTCCACGTCGTGGTGGCGCAGACCGACGTCGACTACAGACGGCCGATCCTGTTGCGCGCGGCGCCCTACGACATCCACTCCAGGATCACGCACGTGGGCCGGAAGTCCTTCACGATCGCCTCGGAGATCCGTGACGGCGACGAGCTGCTGGCCAGGGCGCGGGTCGTGCTGGTCTGCTTCGACTCCGCGACGCAGCGCTCGGTGGAGCCGCCGCCCGCCTACAGGGACGCCATGATGGCGGTCGTCGCCTGA
- a CDS encoding TetR/AcrR family transcriptional regulator, which translates to MPPPNDLSARRREILDAAVTVLAQHGWRGLTHRAIDREAGLPEGSSSAYYRSRQALRAALATHVLSAITADVEKLAAGLADHGEPEPAIAATVDTLQRWLDSPDRLKARLEITLAATRDETLATQVSDLRAGLTDVVAGILARSGQPHAGAVPAIIVAAVDGLLITALLRPGAQRKQFVADGLDLLVRSLTNDADGDPAAPGA; encoded by the coding sequence TTGCCTCCTCCCAACGACCTCTCAGCCCGCCGGCGCGAGATCCTCGACGCCGCCGTCACGGTCCTCGCGCAGCACGGCTGGCGCGGCCTGACGCACCGCGCGATCGATCGTGAGGCAGGCCTTCCCGAGGGGTCCAGCTCCGCCTACTACCGTTCCCGACAAGCCCTCCGGGCGGCGTTGGCGACGCACGTCCTCAGCGCCATCACGGCCGACGTGGAGAAGCTGGCCGCCGGTCTGGCCGATCACGGCGAACCGGAACCAGCCATCGCCGCGACCGTCGACACCCTTCAGCGCTGGCTGGACTCGCCGGACCGGCTCAAGGCCCGCCTGGAGATCACGCTGGCAGCGACCCGTGACGAGACCCTGGCCACCCAGGTGAGCGACCTCCGTGCCGGCCTGACCGATGTCGTGGCAGGCATCCTGGCCCGCAGCGGGCAGCCGCACGCCGGTGCCGTCCCGGCGATCATCGTCGCCGCCGTCGACGGGTTGCTGATCACAGCACTTCTCCGACCCGGGGCACAGAGGAAGCAGTTCGTCGCCGACGGGCTCGACCTCCTCGTCCGGTCGTTGACCAACGACGCCGACGGCGATCCCGCTGCACCCGGAGCATGA